One window from the genome of Cryptomeria japonica chromosome 6, Sugi_1.0, whole genome shotgun sequence encodes:
- the LOC131051071 gene encoding cytochrome P450 71AU50 translates to MESLSEVVTIGLGIFFFCYCFLYMRSNGRNKYKLPPGPRPWPVIGSLHLLGKLPHQSLTTLAKKYGSIMFLRLGSIPTVVVSSPAMAKEFLKTHDLVFANRSKSTYGKYVCYDHKSVAFGPYGASWKQMRKLLTVELLTMKRNDSFRFVREEEVSDMIASIWQESRQGAQCVDVKKRLSSLTRNIVCRMFASRTYADNELNGGHDFKQIVEEMFVLAGAFCIGDFIPSLDWLDFQGFRRRMQAVHKIFDGFAEKVIDEHIHHRLEKEKPKEEDRVKDMVDVMLGMAETKNLTISRIDIKAMILDMLNAGTETSVTLIEWAMSELLKNPATLARAQQEIESAVGRDRRVMESDVMSLDYLRCVVKETLRLHAPAPMLLNESTEGCSVGGYFIPPKTRLFVNVWAIGRDENVWKDVHQFKPERFMGCNKDVRCQDFDLLPFGAGRRGCPGISMGLSVSELALAQLIHCFEWNVNGEVDMEEEFELTVPRKNPLFACPKWRLTTEYPS, encoded by the exons ATGGAATCCCTAAGTGAAGTCGTGACTATTGGACTTGGGATTTTCTTCTTCTGCTACTGCTTCCTCTATATGAGGAGCAACGGCCGCAACAAATATAAGTTGCCTCCCGGACCACGTCCATGGCCTGTCATAGGAAGTCTCCATCTCTTGGGAAAACTTCCTCATCAGTCCCTTACGACGCTGGCAAAGAAATACGGATCCATTATGTTTCTCCGTTTGGGCTCCATCCCCACTGTTGTGGTCTCTTCTCCTGCCATGGCAAAAGAATTCCTCAAAACGCATGATTTGGTCTTTGCAAACAGATCAAAGAGTACATACGGGAAATACGTATGCTATGATCATAAAAGCGTCGCTTTTGGCCCCTATGGAGCGTCGTGGAAGCAGATGAGAAAGCTGTTGACTGTGGAGCTCCTCACAATGAAGAGAAACGATTCCTTCAGATTCGTGAGAGAGGAAGAAGTGTCTGATATGATCGCCTCCATCTGGCAGGAAAGTAGGCAGGGAGCGCAGTGTGTGGATGTGAAAAAGAGACTCTCCTCCCTCACACGAAATATTGTCTGCAGAATGTTTGCCAGCAGGACGTACGCGGACAACGAGTTGAATGGGGGGCATGACTTCAAACAAATCGTTGAAGAGATGTTTGTTCTGGCCGGTGCATTTTGCATTGGTGATTTCATTCCTTCCCTCGACTGGCTCGACTTCCAAGGATTCCGTCGCCGCATGCAGGCCGTTCACAAAATATTCGACGGATTTGCTGAGAAGGTTATCGACGAGCACATTCATCATAGATTGGAAAAAGAAAAACCGAAAGAGGAAGATCGTGTTAAAGACATGGTAGACGTGATGCTCGGCATGGCCGAAACGAAGAACCTGACAATCTCCAGGATCGACATCAAAGCCATGATCTTG GACATGTTAAACGCGGGAACGGAAACATCGGTGACATTGATAGAGTGGGCGATGAGTGAATTGCTGAAGAATCCTGCAACGCTGGCACGAGCGCAGCAGGAGATAGAATCAGCAGTGGGCAGAGACCGCCGAGTAATGGAGAGTGACGTAATGAGCTTGGACTACTTGCGATGCGTTGTGAAGGAAACTCTTCGACTTCATGCGCCAGCTCCAATGCTCTTGAACGAATCGACCGAAGGATGCAGCGTAGGAGGATATTTCATTCCGCCAAAGACGAGGTTGTTTGTGAATGTGTGGGCGATCGGAAGGGATGAAAACGTTTGGAAAGATGTTCATCAGTTTAAGCCCGAGAGGTTCATGGGGTGTAATAAGGATGTGAGATGTCAGGACTTCGATTTGTTGCCGTTCGGAGCAGGAAGAAGAGGATGCCCTGGTATTTCCATGGGACTCTCTGTTAGTGAGTTGGCACTCGCTCAGTTAATTCATTGCTTTGAATGGAATGTGAATGGGGAGGTAGATATGGAGGAAGAGTTTGAATTAACCGTTCCCAGAAAAAACCCGCTGTTTGCCTGCCCTAAATGGAGGCTCACTACTGAATATCCTAGTTAA